A single Capsicum annuum cultivar UCD-10X-F1 unplaced genomic scaffold, UCD10Xv1.1 ctg83390, whole genome shotgun sequence DNA region contains:
- the LOC124895689 gene encoding uncharacterized protein LOC124895689 encodes MARYVYMLNSVYPASHIRMHKSEDNKFMYLFIALQPLKSGFEYCRPVVVVDGADLSGAYKGTFISASTLDGAGHILPIAYGVVDSENDNSWTWFFENFRIAFGKRDSICVVSDHHESIIKAVSVVYPNVPRLACIWNLWKNVCTNFRKSKDRLSDIYYAMAKTYHKDEFDFLWNQVGKIDKRVKSYLEDSGFEKWARVYAPVNRGRMMTSDIADCINDKLKLARDLRIIECLEQARKLFGKWNYKNRERALYANTSLGSRFEGILQLNTSKSTRLEFSASSIYVYSVYNEGRKYRVCLDRRTCSYGRFQLDKITCEHAIAVLKSKHVVDMKPYCSEFYYSETLRKTYEESIFPMPDNKD; translated from the exons ATGGCTCGATATGTATACATGTTAAATTCCGTATATCCAGCTTCAcatattagaatgcataaatcCGAGGATAATAAGTTTATGTATTTGTTCATTGCATTGCAACCTTTGAAGAGTGGATTTGAGTATTGCAGGCCTGTAGTTGTGGTTGATGGTGCGGATTTGAGTGGAGCATATAAAGGTACATTTATTTCCGCAAGCACTCTTGATGGAGCag gaCACATTCTGCCGATTGCGTATGGTGTTGTTGATAGTGAAAATGATAATTCATGGACTTGGTTTTTTGAGAACTTCAGAATTGCTTTTGGAAAGCGCGATAGTATATGTGTTGTATCTGACCATCATGAAAGCATAATAAAGGCTGTGAGTGTTGTATATCCAAATGTGCCACGCCTAGCATGCATTTGGAACTTGTGGAAGAATGTTTGTACAAACTTCAGGAAGAGTAAAGATAGACTTAGCGATATTTACTATGCTATGGCCAAGACTTACCACAAAGATGAGTTTGATTTTCTTTGGAATCAAGTTGGGAAGATTGATAAGAGGGTAAAGTCTTATCTTGAGGATTCTGGATTTGAAAAGTGGGCACGCGTGTATGCACCAGTTAATCGTGGTAGAATGATGACTTCAGATATAGCGGACtgcataaatgataaattaaagcTAGCACGTGATTTGCGGATAATAGAATGTTTGGAGCAGGCTAGGAAATTGTTTGGAAAGTGGAATTACAAGAATAGAGAAAGAGCATTATATGCAAACACATCACTTGGTAGTAGATTTGAAGGAATTCTTCAgctaaatacttcaaaatctacaAGGCTTGAG TTTAGTGCGTCATCAATATATGTATATTCTGTTTATAATGAAGGGAGGAAGTACAGAGTATGTCTTGATAGGAGGACTTGCTCTTATGGTAGATTCCAATTGGACAAGATAACATGTGAACACGCGATTGCTGTACTAAAAAGCAAGCATGTAGTTGATATGAAGCCTTATTGTTCAGAGTTTTATTATTCTGAAACATTAAGGAAGACATATGAAGAATCTATATTTCCAATGCCCGATAATAAGGACTAG